One genomic window of Pirellulales bacterium includes the following:
- a CDS encoding phosphatidylglycerophosphatase A, whose product MTKDLPIEIRLSQVARQGGWVLWLASGSYFGFAPFASGTFGALWGLPLAWAIAMLQGLPLQGAVIVALCLAGIPLSSAAARRLGGLKDPGYVVFDEIVSMPITFLAIPFERWEVIAAGFLLNRVFDIVKPPPARQLERLPDGLGIMSDDWIAGIYSNLALHLLLWSGVLPRLFGA is encoded by the coding sequence ATGACCAAGGATCTTCCGATCGAGATACGTCTTTCTCAAGTGGCACGCCAGGGGGGCTGGGTGCTCTGGTTGGCTTCGGGTTCCTACTTTGGATTTGCCCCGTTCGCCTCGGGGACATTTGGGGCCTTGTGGGGGCTGCCGCTGGCCTGGGCGATCGCGATGCTGCAGGGGTTGCCGCTGCAGGGAGCCGTGATCGTGGCCTTGTGTCTTGCGGGCATCCCCCTCTCCAGCGCCGCGGCTCGGCGTCTCGGCGGGCTGAAGGATCCGGGCTACGTCGTCTTCGACGAGATCGTCAGCATGCCGATCACCTTCTTGGCGATTCCCTTCGAACGCTGGGAGGTGATCGCCGCGGGGTTCTTGCTCAATCGTGTGTTCGATATCGTGAAGCCCCCGCCGGCCCGACAACTCGAACGCCTGCCTGATGGACTGGGCATCATGTCCGACGACTGGATCGCCGGCATTTATTCGAATCTGGCGCTGCATCTCCTTCTCTGGTCGGGCGTGCTGCCGCGCCTGTTCGGCGCTTAG
- a CDS encoding beta-lactamase family protein, protein MSPSRLCVFAVILLPTIARAGELPAQLQDSRAKIIKQIEEGNLPSLAVAVARDGKIIWEEGFGLADRESGRQADEHTMYSLASISKPITTTGLMILVERGKVDLDRPIDDYLGGAKVSPRVGHAADATVRRVANHTAGLPLHYQFFYVDEPGGPPSPAETIARYANLYTPPGERYQYSNLGYGMLDYVIQQQSGKPYAQFMREEVFAPLGLDHMSIDIPEGMEDQTATRYAGNGDALPFYTFDHPGASAVFASAHDLVRFGMFHVKTPVDGQSAILSEQAIDKMQRPTAATDPGRGRSGYGIGWGTSRNRRGYTLVSHTGGMPGVATILLMVPAERLVVVALANGPTNLPGNLAHAIVDQLLPDEADPAKQSPVAPEEKVAAQEEPADANGGGDGEAAKKKDAKQPEWADLAGEWKGEVATYQGAKPLRLTIDAEGKVEVQLNDAAAAPLSEANLRNGVLRGDILGELGTDDSRRLPGNIFLELRLVEGKLQGKAIVFSNNRPRGGNALTHWVELTR, encoded by the coding sequence ATGTCCCCTTCGCGTCTTTGCGTCTTCGCGGTAATCCTGCTTCCCACAATCGCCCGCGCTGGTGAGCTGCCCGCCCAGTTGCAGGACTCGCGGGCCAAGATCATCAAGCAGATCGAAGAGGGGAATCTCCCCTCGCTCGCCGTGGCCGTCGCGCGCGATGGCAAGATCATCTGGGAAGAAGGCTTTGGCCTCGCCGATCGCGAGTCGGGACGCCAGGCGGACGAGCACACGATGTACTCGCTGGCCTCGATCTCGAAGCCCATCACGACGACGGGACTGATGATCCTCGTCGAACGAGGCAAGGTCGACCTCGATCGACCGATCGACGACTACCTGGGGGGCGCCAAGGTGAGCCCGCGCGTCGGTCATGCCGCCGATGCCACCGTGCGGCGCGTGGCCAATCATACGGCCGGCCTGCCGCTGCACTACCAGTTCTTTTACGTTGATGAGCCGGGGGGTCCGCCATCCCCCGCCGAGACGATCGCGCGCTATGCGAACCTCTACACCCCGCCCGGCGAGCGTTATCAATACTCGAACCTGGGTTACGGCATGCTCGACTACGTCATCCAGCAGCAGTCCGGCAAACCGTATGCGCAGTTCATGCGCGAAGAGGTCTTCGCGCCGCTTGGGCTCGATCACATGTCGATCGATATCCCCGAGGGCATGGAGGATCAGACCGCTACTCGTTACGCGGGCAATGGCGATGCCCTGCCCTTCTACACCTTCGATCATCCCGGCGCGTCGGCGGTCTTCGCCAGCGCGCACGATCTGGTGCGCTTCGGCATGTTTCACGTCAAGACGCCCGTCGACGGACAGAGCGCCATCCTGAGCGAGCAGGCCATTGACAAGATGCAGCGTCCCACGGCCGCCACCGATCCGGGACGTGGACGCTCGGGCTACGGCATCGGCTGGGGTACGTCGCGCAACCGACGTGGCTACACGCTCGTCTCGCACACCGGCGGCATGCCGGGCGTGGCCACGATCCTGCTGATGGTTCCTGCCGAAAGACTGGTTGTCGTGGCGCTCGCCAATGGTCCGACGAATCTGCCGGGTAATCTCGCGCATGCGATCGTCGATCAGTTGTTGCCCGACGAGGCCGACCCCGCGAAGCAATCGCCCGTCGCGCCTGAAGAAAAAGTAGCCGCCCAGGAAGAGCCGGCCGATGCGAACGGTGGTGGCGATGGAGAGGCCGCGAAAAAGAAGGACGCCAAGCAGCCGGAATGGGCGGATCTCGCCGGCGAGTGGAAGGGTGAGGTTGCCACGTATCAAGGAGCGAAGCCGCTACGACTCACCATCGACGCCGAAGGCAAAGTCGAGGTGCAGTTGAACGATGCCGCAGCCGCGCCGCTGAGCGAGGCAAATCTGCGGAACGGCGTCCTACGTGGCGACATTCTGGGCGAGCTCGGCACCGACGATTCACGACGCCTGCCGGGCAATATCTTCCTCGAGTTGCGACTCGTCGAAGGCAAGCTGCAAGGCAAGGCAATCGTCTTCTCGAACAACCGTCCCCGCGGCGGCAATGCCCTCACCCACTGGGTGGAGCTTACTCGCTGA
- a CDS encoding ThuA domain-containing protein, with product MADEKPRRLLLIGQGPDGHPPTTHEFMAGLKVIEASLAGVPGLEITTSFAEEPWLEGPDLLSKADGALLYLSQGAQWMQTGPRRYDALSKLAARGGGLVALHWAVGGKEAQYLPGYLRLLGAAHGGPDRKYQKLETDIEVADSSHPVTQGIENFRLYDEFYYQLKLQPPAEAIVPLLRARIDGEPQMVAWCWDRPDGGRSLGFGGLHFHKNWQREEYRRLVAQGILWTLKMPLPEAGLMLDLDESIYALPEAKQDDARQD from the coding sequence ATGGCGGACGAAAAGCCACGTCGCCTCTTGTTGATCGGACAGGGGCCCGACGGGCATCCGCCAACGACCCATGAGTTCATGGCCGGGCTGAAGGTGATCGAAGCCTCTCTGGCCGGGGTACCGGGGCTCGAGATCACCACCAGCTTCGCCGAAGAACCCTGGCTCGAAGGCCCCGACCTGCTCTCGAAGGCGGACGGCGCCCTCTTGTACCTGTCGCAAGGGGCCCAGTGGATGCAGACCGGTCCGCGCCGCTACGACGCCCTGTCGAAGCTGGCGGCGCGTGGCGGCGGCCTCGTCGCGCTGCATTGGGCCGTGGGGGGCAAAGAGGCGCAATACCTGCCCGGCTATTTGCGCCTGTTGGGGGCCGCGCACGGCGGCCCCGACCGCAAGTATCAGAAATTGGAAACCGACATCGAGGTGGCAGACTCGTCGCATCCCGTCACGCAAGGCATCGAAAACTTCCGCCTCTATGACGAATTCTATTACCAGCTCAAGCTGCAGCCGCCGGCGGAAGCGATCGTGCCGCTGCTCCGCGCCCGGATCGATGGCGAGCCGCAGATGGTCGCCTGGTGCTGGGATCGCCCCGACGGTGGTCGATCGCTCGGCTTCGGTGGCCTGCACTTTCACAAGAACTGGCAACGGGAAGAGTACCGGCGTCTCGTCGCACAGGGCATCCTTTGGACGTTGAAGATGCCCCTCCCCGAGGCGGGATTGATGCTCGATCTCGACGAATCGATTTACGCCTTGCCCGAGGCAAAGCAGGACGACGCCAGACAGGATTAA
- a CDS encoding glutathione peroxidase, which yields MKKLLALSLLVCATLVLPALAAEKEEKVASALDFKMKSLSGKEVDLSKYQGKVVLIVNTASKCGLTPQYEKLEALHEKYVDKGLAILGFPANEFGKQEPGSDTEIAEFCAKNYGVKFDMFSKVVVKGEGQCPLYEFLTSEETNPKFAGPIKWNFEKFLLDRDGKVIARFAPPVSPDADEVVAAIEAELAKEKE from the coding sequence ATGAAGAAGCTGCTCGCGCTGTCGCTGTTGGTGTGTGCGACGCTCGTCCTGCCGGCTTTAGCCGCAGAGAAGGAGGAAAAGGTGGCGTCCGCGCTCGATTTCAAGATGAAGAGTCTGAGTGGCAAAGAGGTCGACCTGTCGAAGTATCAGGGCAAGGTCGTGCTGATCGTGAACACCGCCAGCAAGTGCGGCCTGACGCCGCAGTACGAGAAGCTCGAGGCCCTGCACGAGAAGTACGTCGACAAGGGACTGGCGATTCTCGGCTTTCCGGCCAACGAGTTCGGCAAGCAGGAGCCGGGCAGCGACACCGAGATCGCCGAGTTCTGCGCCAAGAACTACGGCGTGAAGTTCGATATGTTCTCGAAGGTCGTGGTCAAGGGAGAGGGGCAGTGCCCGCTGTACGAGTTCCTGACCTCGGAAGAGACGAATCCGAAGTTTGCCGGGCCGATCAAGTGGAATTTCGAGAAGTTTCTGCTCGATCGCGATGGCAAAGTGATCGCTCGCTTCGCCCCCCCCGTTTCGCCCGATGCGGATGAAGTCGTCGCGGCGATCGAAGCCGAGCTTGCCAAAGAGAAAGAGTAG
- a CDS encoding HEAT repeat domain-containing protein, with product MSYTPLRPVWIVGLILMSLVSGVREAPAQERLKPFVREPRSVRSRPFDTEHIRLDLKFDFDAKTVQGRATERLRPLAALRQLELDAELLQIERVALLGSESAEQELKFAQHETSVSIELGREFQRGEPLELVIDYRVVEPKRGIHFVLPDRHEPERGKLVWTHCQPDDARCWFPCFDSPNERVTSEIIATVPEDLFVLSNGTLVRTKHNDDGTQTTHWTQEQTHPPYLMSVVAGRFEPVQQSWDGIPIISYVPPDRVADAERSFGKTAAMMAYYSEKIGYRYPWPKYAQICCDEFGGGMEHTSATTLTLDTLHDEQAHLDRSSDGLVAHELVHHWWGDLVTCKDWGELWLNESFATYFATLWTEQDLGWDEATWERRDEAEQYFGEDSGRYRRPIVTYRYPESIQMFDRHSYPKGGRVLHMLRYVLGDDDFWRALNHYVKKHEYGVVETADLRVAIEEATGQGLNWFFDQWVHRGGHPEYEVSYNWDEADKLVRVTVKQTQKVDELTPLFRMPVEIDLVVGDSSTRHKVTVAKAEETFTFSLPERPRRVVFDPRDWILKKLTFKKSKQELLDQLKHDPNTVPRAQAAEQLADYRPDSDARDALMAAAKEDAFWGVREAAVKSLARFPGDAVRDALVASSKDDARSNVRRAAMKGLVDFPGDTTNNALRDRIANDPSYYVAADALTTLAKVDPDRCRPDLLAALDRTSDREVILAAACNSLAAADAVDALPRLKALLENPGTPRRRAAIFDALAAAGNGDPAVTKLLAGQLNDSRDYIRRAAAIALGATGDRGAIEPLLATRAIPGHPRTLAAIDQAVTKLRDSGTVSSLRREVETLQGENSSLEKRVEQLEKAATPNEAAKP from the coding sequence ATGAGCTACACTCCCCTTCGCCCGGTTTGGATTGTCGGCCTGATTCTTATGTCGCTGGTTTCCGGCGTCAGGGAAGCCCCCGCGCAAGAGCGTCTCAAGCCATTCGTCCGCGAGCCCCGCTCCGTCCGCAGCCGGCCCTTCGATACCGAGCACATTCGGCTCGATCTGAAATTTGACTTCGACGCCAAGACGGTCCAAGGCCGGGCGACCGAACGACTGCGGCCCCTCGCCGCGCTCCGTCAACTCGAGCTCGATGCCGAGCTGTTGCAGATCGAGCGCGTGGCCCTGTTAGGATCGGAATCGGCAGAGCAGGAGTTGAAGTTCGCACAGCACGAGACGAGCGTCAGCATCGAGCTGGGGCGCGAGTTCCAGCGCGGCGAGCCGCTCGAGCTGGTGATCGACTATCGCGTCGTCGAGCCGAAACGTGGCATTCATTTTGTCCTGCCCGACCGGCACGAACCGGAACGAGGCAAGCTCGTCTGGACGCATTGCCAGCCCGACGATGCCCGGTGCTGGTTTCCCTGTTTCGATTCGCCCAACGAACGCGTGACAAGCGAGATCATCGCCACGGTACCCGAGGATCTCTTCGTGCTGTCGAATGGCACGCTGGTCCGCACCAAGCACAATGACGACGGCACGCAGACGACCCACTGGACGCAGGAGCAGACGCATCCCCCCTATTTGATGTCGGTCGTGGCGGGCCGCTTCGAGCCGGTGCAACAATCGTGGGACGGCATTCCGATCATCTCGTACGTGCCTCCCGATCGCGTGGCCGATGCCGAACGTTCGTTCGGCAAGACGGCGGCGATGATGGCCTACTACAGCGAGAAGATCGGTTACCGCTACCCCTGGCCCAAGTACGCGCAGATCTGCTGCGACGAATTCGGCGGCGGCATGGAGCACACCTCGGCCACCACGCTCACGCTCGACACGCTGCACGATGAACAGGCCCACCTCGATCGTTCGAGCGATGGGCTCGTCGCCCACGAGCTGGTCCATCACTGGTGGGGCGATCTCGTGACTTGCAAGGATTGGGGCGAGCTCTGGCTGAACGAGAGCTTTGCCACCTACTTCGCCACGCTCTGGACCGAGCAGGATCTCGGCTGGGACGAGGCCACCTGGGAACGCCGCGACGAAGCGGAGCAATACTTTGGCGAGGACAGTGGCCGCTATCGCCGGCCCATCGTCACGTACCGCTATCCCGAGTCGATCCAGATGTTCGACCGCCATTCGTATCCCAAGGGGGGACGGGTGCTGCACATGCTGCGCTACGTCTTGGGGGACGACGACTTCTGGCGGGCCCTCAACCACTACGTGAAAAAGCACGAGTACGGCGTCGTCGAAACGGCCGATCTGCGCGTGGCGATCGAAGAGGCGACGGGGCAGGGGCTAAACTGGTTTTTCGACCAGTGGGTCCATCGCGGCGGCCACCCGGAATATGAGGTTTCGTACAACTGGGATGAGGCCGACAAGCTGGTGCGCGTGACCGTCAAGCAGACGCAGAAAGTCGACGAGCTGACGCCTCTATTTCGCATGCCGGTCGAGATCGATCTGGTCGTGGGCGACAGCTCGACGCGGCACAAGGTCACCGTGGCCAAGGCCGAGGAGACGTTCACCTTCTCGCTGCCCGAACGTCCGCGCCGCGTCGTGTTCGATCCGCGCGATTGGATCCTGAAGAAGCTCACCTTCAAAAAGTCGAAGCAGGAGTTGCTCGATCAACTCAAGCACGATCCCAACACCGTGCCGCGCGCCCAGGCGGCCGAGCAATTGGCCGACTATCGCCCCGACAGCGACGCACGCGACGCGTTGATGGCGGCGGCGAAAGAAGACGCCTTCTGGGGCGTGCGCGAGGCGGCGGTGAAGTCGCTGGCACGCTTCCCGGGCGATGCCGTGCGCGACGCACTCGTCGCGAGCTCCAAGGATGATGCCCGCTCGAACGTTCGACGCGCGGCGATGAAGGGTTTGGTCGACTTCCCCGGCGACACGACCAACAACGCGCTGCGTGACCGTATCGCGAACGATCCCTCGTACTACGTCGCCGCCGATGCTTTGACCACATTGGCCAAGGTCGATCCCGACCGTTGCCGGCCCGACCTGTTGGCGGCGCTCGATCGCACGAGCGACCGCGAGGTGATTCTCGCCGCCGCCTGCAATTCGTTGGCAGCAGCCGACGCCGTCGATGCTCTCCCGCGTTTGAAGGCGTTGCTCGAGAATCCCGGCACTCCGCGACGCCGGGCGGCGATCTTCGATGCCCTGGCCGCTGCCGGCAACGGCGATCCGGCCGTGACCAAGCTGCTCGCCGGGCAATTGAACGACTCGCGCGATTACATCCGCCGCGCCGCCGCGATTGCCCTGGGTGCAACAGGAGATCGTGGCGCGATCGAGCCGCTACTCGCCACGCGAGCCATTCCAGGACACCCGCGCACGCTGGCGGCGATCGATCAGGCGGTAACCAAGCTGCGCGACAGCGGCACGGTCTCGAGCCTGCGCCGCGAAGTCGAAACGCTGCAGGGAGAAAACAGCTCGCTCGAAAAACGCGTCGAGCAACTCGAAAAGGCAGCTACGCCAAATGAGGCCGCGAAGCCTTGA
- a CDS encoding tetratricopeptide repeat protein has protein sequence MSSTPELLAAQPQPDCAAGTPTEPGNRRAWLATAGLFLLVAALYLPSMANGFVFDDHLLILQQRRPESAGELLQVFTERHWPDLPYYRPVARLTMVAQKMLHGDNPAPYHAFNAGVMGLVAAAAFLLLRTRVFHLPLALAWVGALLVGVHPIASSCVYPICSGRETSLPALFILLCTSAWLRAGAVWRGVALLTFAAALLSKEQAIVLPVILLIADVLRLSPRDTGNEPLWWFRRYTPLVVMVLFYLGTRQVLFGAGEEHKLAVTEQPILPLLTVMYATQTTFLPFVPLTYEPTPLVWFSWWRQGASWLIVAALAVALARVWPRMRSSVLFWLAWIVLVNLPTANILNQEACFDERYELLSLVGVVALIGTVLAQGWQHRAVRVVSFSTATVLILLAAGISYGRAAYFRDDFTFFAQWKATDPEFDFAGLHLQAARLEMRRDKYASAEAHARAALEAAPGSIPARLTLGDALLGEGRIDEAQREFEAVLAEHWEYPEGLAGIARVHAARGEWSAAATRYRAALRQQPIHAETAREFAWLLATCPEASVRDGQAAVRWATIVVEADRQQDPQALDTLAAAHAEGGDFAAAIAWAERAVAARRNDEDGPLRRRLDLYRAQRPYRQETASPGT, from the coding sequence ATGTCCAGCACGCCAGAGCTCCTCGCCGCGCAACCTCAGCCCGACTGTGCTGCCGGTACGCCGACGGAACCGGGCAATCGCCGGGCATGGCTGGCCACCGCCGGGCTGTTCTTGCTGGTCGCGGCCCTCTATCTGCCCTCGATGGCGAACGGCTTCGTCTTCGACGATCACTTGCTGATTCTGCAACAGCGGCGCCCTGAATCGGCAGGCGAATTGCTGCAGGTCTTTACCGAACGGCACTGGCCCGACTTGCCGTATTACCGACCCGTCGCACGATTGACGATGGTCGCGCAGAAGATGCTGCACGGCGACAACCCGGCGCCGTACCACGCCTTCAACGCCGGGGTGATGGGATTGGTTGCCGCGGCGGCGTTTCTACTATTGCGGACCCGCGTGTTTCACTTGCCCCTCGCGCTGGCCTGGGTCGGGGCGTTGCTCGTCGGCGTACACCCGATTGCCTCCTCGTGCGTGTACCCGATCTGTTCGGGACGCGAGACGTCGTTGCCGGCGCTCTTCATTCTGTTATGCACCAGCGCCTGGTTGCGTGCCGGCGCCGTTTGGCGTGGCGTGGCGCTGCTGACTTTTGCCGCGGCGCTGCTCTCGAAAGAGCAGGCCATCGTTTTGCCGGTGATTCTGCTGATCGCCGACGTGCTGCGGCTGTCTCCCCGCGATACCGGCAACGAGCCCTTGTGGTGGTTCCGCCGCTATACGCCGCTGGTCGTCATGGTGCTGTTCTACCTGGGCACGCGGCAGGTTTTGTTTGGCGCCGGCGAGGAGCACAAGCTGGCCGTCACCGAGCAACCGATTCTCCCCTTGCTCACGGTAATGTATGCCACGCAGACGACGTTTCTGCCGTTCGTGCCACTGACCTACGAACCGACGCCGCTGGTCTGGTTTTCGTGGTGGCGCCAGGGGGCGAGCTGGTTGATCGTGGCTGCCCTGGCGGTGGCCCTGGCACGCGTCTGGCCACGCATGCGATCGAGTGTGCTCTTCTGGCTGGCGTGGATCGTGCTCGTCAATTTGCCGACTGCAAACATCCTCAATCAAGAGGCCTGCTTCGATGAGCGCTACGAGTTGCTTTCGCTGGTCGGCGTAGTCGCTTTGATCGGCACGGTGCTGGCGCAGGGCTGGCAGCACCGCGCCGTGCGCGTGGTGTCGTTCTCCACGGCGACGGTGTTGATTTTGCTCGCGGCGGGAATCAGTTACGGTCGTGCGGCGTACTTCCGCGATGATTTCACCTTCTTCGCGCAGTGGAAGGCGACCGATCCGGAGTTCGACTTTGCCGGTTTGCACCTGCAGGCGGCACGACTCGAAATGCGCCGCGACAAGTACGCCTCGGCCGAAGCGCACGCTCGCGCCGCACTCGAGGCGGCCCCCGGCTCGATTCCCGCGCGACTGACGCTCGGCGATGCGCTGCTGGGCGAAGGCCGTATCGATGAGGCGCAGCGCGAATTTGAAGCGGTACTCGCCGAGCATTGGGAATATCCCGAGGGGCTGGCCGGCATTGCTCGCGTGCATGCGGCTCGCGGTGAGTGGAGCGCGGCGGCCACGCGGTATCGCGCGGCGCTGCGCCAGCAACCCATCCATGCCGAGACGGCGCGCGAATTTGCCTGGCTGCTGGCAACTTGTCCAGAGGCATCGGTGCGCGATGGACAAGCGGCCGTACGTTGGGCCACGATCGTCGTCGAGGCCGATCGCCAGCAGGATCCCCAGGCGCTCGATACCTTGGCCGCCGCCCATGCCGAGGGGGGCGACTTTGCGGCCGCCATCGCCTGGGCAGAACGAGCGGTGGCTGCCCGGCGAAACGATGAAGATGGGCCGCTGCGGCGCCGGCTGGACCTCTATCGAGCGCAGCGGCCCTACCGCCAGGAGACGGCTTCTCCCGGGACTTGA
- a CDS encoding NADPH-dependent assimilatory sulfite reductase hemoprotein subunit: protein MSDETKLSPVEGFKTESQYLRGTIAEELTLPNEPFSKVSEQLLKHHGTYQQDDRDNRAASRAGGKKAEKAYMYMVRTKIPGGKLTSSQLLSELDLADEVGNSTLRVTTRQGLQLHGVLKTNLKRTIARINEVQLSTLAACGDVERNVMCCPAPHHNDGVHAEMQALAERLAEHLAPRTRAYHEIWLTDLETGSEERVAGGPEGYEVEPIYGPTYLPRKFKTAIGLCGDNCIDIYTNDLGLLAVCEDYKIIGYNLLVGGGLGVTPSAAKTFPALAQRMAFVTPDQVVDVATEVIKVQRDFGNRSDRKVARLKYLIHNWGIERFKAKVEEYYGHKLADPHPDDVWGFDDHLGWHEQGDGRLFYGLNIENGRIKDEGDFRLRTALRVLCHELSPGIRLTAHQSILFTDLPPESRGRVEQILTEHGVPLSSQISQARRWSMACVAWPTCGLSITEAERALPSVIDQIEVELAKLGLSNEEFTIRMTGCPNGCARPYNSDIGLVGKAAGKYTIFVGGRLLGNRLNTIYRDLVPEGEVVAALVPIFTFFKQSREPNETLGDFCHRVGTKALLDFAGVTEEEATGKTHAHAPHINGNGANGTNGAAAKPTSAEAN from the coding sequence ATGAGTGACGAGACGAAGCTGAGTCCGGTCGAGGGGTTCAAGACCGAAAGCCAATACCTCCGTGGCACGATCGCCGAAGAACTCACCTTGCCGAACGAGCCGTTCAGCAAGGTGAGCGAGCAACTGCTCAAGCATCATGGCACGTACCAGCAAGACGATCGCGACAATCGCGCCGCGAGTCGCGCCGGAGGCAAGAAGGCCGAGAAGGCCTACATGTACATGGTCCGCACGAAGATTCCCGGCGGCAAGCTGACCAGCTCGCAGTTGCTGTCTGAATTGGATCTCGCGGACGAAGTCGGCAACAGCACGCTACGGGTCACCACGCGCCAGGGTCTGCAGCTCCACGGCGTCTTGAAGACGAATCTCAAGCGCACCATCGCGCGGATCAACGAGGTGCAACTTTCCACGCTGGCCGCGTGCGGCGACGTCGAACGCAATGTGATGTGCTGCCCGGCGCCACATCATAACGATGGCGTCCATGCCGAAATGCAGGCCCTGGCCGAGCGTCTGGCCGAGCATCTCGCGCCGCGGACCCGTGCCTATCACGAGATCTGGCTCACCGATCTCGAGACCGGCTCGGAAGAACGCGTCGCCGGCGGCCCCGAAGGTTATGAAGTCGAACCGATCTACGGCCCCACCTACCTGCCGCGCAAGTTCAAGACCGCGATCGGGCTGTGCGGCGACAACTGCATCGACATCTACACGAACGATCTCGGGCTGCTCGCCGTCTGCGAGGACTACAAGATCATCGGCTACAACCTGCTCGTCGGCGGTGGCTTGGGCGTGACGCCCAGCGCCGCCAAGACGTTTCCCGCGCTCGCCCAGCGCATGGCGTTCGTGACGCCCGACCAGGTGGTGGACGTGGCCACCGAAGTGATCAAGGTGCAGCGCGACTTCGGCAATCGCTCGGACCGCAAGGTAGCGCGACTCAAGTACCTGATTCACAATTGGGGGATCGAGCGTTTCAAGGCGAAGGTCGAAGAATACTACGGCCACAAGCTCGCCGATCCGCACCCGGACGACGTGTGGGGATTCGACGACCACCTGGGCTGGCACGAGCAAGGGGACGGCCGCCTGTTCTACGGTCTGAACATCGAGAATGGCCGCATCAAGGACGAGGGTGATTTCCGTCTCCGCACCGCGCTCCGCGTGCTGTGCCACGAACTCTCGCCCGGCATTCGCCTCACGGCGCATCAGAGCATCCTCTTTACCGATCTACCGCCCGAGAGCCGGGGCCGCGTCGAGCAGATCTTGACCGAGCATGGCGTGCCGCTGTCGAGTCAGATCTCGCAGGCGCGTCGCTGGTCGATGGCCTGCGTCGCCTGGCCGACGTGCGGTCTCTCGATCACCGAGGCCGAACGAGCGCTTCCCAGCGTGATCGATCAGATCGAAGTCGAACTCGCCAAGCTCGGTCTCTCGAACGAAGAGTTCACCATTCGCATGACCGGCTGCCCAAACGGCTGTGCCCGTCCGTACAACTCCGACATCGGCCTGGTGGGCAAGGCGGCCGGCAAGTACACGATCTTTGTCGGCGGCCGCCTGTTGGGGAATCGTCTGAACACGATCTACCGCGATCTGGTGCCCGAGGGAGAAGTCGTGGCCGCGCTCGTGCCGATCTTCACGTTCTTCAAGCAATCGCGCGAGCCGAACGAAACGTTGGGGGACTTCTGCCACCGCGTCGGCACGAAGGCCCTGCTCGATTTCGCCGGCGTGACCGAAGAAGAGGCGACCGGCAAGACTCACGCCCATGCGCCGCACATCAACGGCAATGGCGCGAACGGTACGAATGGTGCCGCTGCCAAGCCGACTTCGGCCGAAGCCAACTAG